Proteins from one Coleofasciculus chthonoplastes PCC 7420 genomic window:
- a CDS encoding AbrB family transcriptional regulator, producing MAKKKKMESKMEPLEGQALLEKVRELGNLSKEEKARACGYYTVTKNDVERVNMMKFLNALIDAEGIELDSKANGNGRGGRSASYRISVQSNGNLLIGSAYTKQMGLQPGDEFEITLGRKHIHLKQLGAEEEIDE from the coding sequence ATGGCTAAAAAGAAAAAAATGGAGTCCAAGATGGAACCCTTAGAGGGTCAAGCACTGCTTGAGAAAGTTAGAGAGCTAGGTAACCTCAGCAAAGAAGAAAAAGCTAGAGCCTGTGGCTACTACACCGTAACTAAAAACGATGTAGAGCGCGTTAATATGATGAAATTCCTGAATGCGCTGATTGACGCTGAGGGTATTGAATTAGATAGCAAAGCCAATGGCAATGGACGCGGGGGTAGGAGTGCGAGCTATCGCATCTCTGTGCAATCTAACGGTAATCTGCTTATTGGTTCTGCTTATACGAAACAGATGGGTTTACAACCTGGGGATGAATTTGAAATCACCTTAGGTCGTAAGCACATTCATCTCAAGCAACTTGGCGCAGAAGAGGAAATTGATGAGTAA
- a CDS encoding Rrf2 family transcriptional regulator has translation MKLTTRGHYSVKALLDLSLQPGYGPTSVKMIAQRQDLPAPYLEKLLIEMRRANLVNSVRGSQGGYQLAREPSKISLGQILAAVGETIEPLHHHQADATQAEDWVTLTLWHRLHEKLKDALYSITLADLYYDARSWQAAQGEQTSFVI, from the coding sequence ATGAAGTTGACAACTCGCGGACATTATAGTGTCAAAGCGCTCCTTGATCTCAGCCTACAGCCCGGTTATGGACCAACATCCGTTAAAATGATTGCCCAGCGCCAAGATCTACCCGCACCCTATTTAGAGAAACTACTGATTGAAATGCGTCGTGCTAATTTAGTGAATTCAGTACGGGGTTCTCAAGGTGGCTATCAATTAGCTCGCGAACCTTCAAAAATTTCTCTGGGTCAGATTTTAGCAGCCGTTGGTGAAACAATCGAACCATTACACCACCACCAGGCAGATGCCACTCAAGCCGAAGACTGGGTAACTTTAACCTTGTGGCATCGACTTCATGAAAAACTCAAAGATGCCCTATATAGCATAACCCTTGCCGATCTTTACTATGATGCTCGAAGTTGGCAAGCGGCTCAAGGCGAACAAACCAGTTTTGTGATTTAA
- a CDS encoding GFA family protein: MNQLITYQGGCHCGSVRFSVTVDQHEAIDCNCSICRKKGFIHLIVPPERFTLLSGAEVLTTYTFNTHTAKHTFCRICGIHPFYRPRSHPQSIDVNLRCLDDDVLSRFARVPFDGANWEDNIDTLKGNKID, encoded by the coding sequence ATGAATCAACTGATTACCTATCAAGGGGGCTGTCACTGTGGTTCTGTCCGTTTCAGTGTGACAGTTGACCAGCACGAGGCAATCGATTGCAATTGTTCAATTTGTCGCAAAAAAGGCTTCATCCACCTAATTGTACCCCCGGAACGGTTTACTCTATTGAGTGGGGCTGAGGTTTTAACAACATATACGTTTAATACCCATACCGCTAAACATACATTCTGCCGTATTTGTGGGATTCACCCCTTTTATCGCCCCCGTTCTCATCCCCAGTCGATTGATGTTAACCTGCGTTGTCTCGATGATGATGTCCTGTCTCGATTTGCCAGAGTGCCGTTTGATGGTGCTAATTGGGAAGATAATATAGATACGCTCAAAGGCAACAAGATTGACTAG
- the cbiB gene encoding adenosylcobinamide-phosphate synthase CbiB, whose amino-acid sequence MTRSVIVLLLAASLDYWIGDPWGWLHPVQVMGWLISHFSQWIIHNLYRPWERRLAGIGLGLGLIIGSGMAGWFIVLAANWLHPWVGIGVESILLASCFAGRSLRNAADDVVQPLTDEELEQARSRLRQYVGRDTEKLTAPEMFRAVLETIAENATDGVTAPLFYAIIGAFFPIVGSSPLALAYKAASTLDSMIGYRREPYTDLGWFSAKLEDYLTWLPCRLTVITLALLSGKPQKVWSLCCRDATSDPSPNSGWSECAYAAILGVQLGGTNWYQGVAKYKPLLGDPVEPITPTKIDQGLQLTRYCCLIWLVIAIAILESSHLFPSLYIWHQNSILH is encoded by the coding sequence TTGACTAGAAGTGTCATTGTTTTGTTACTTGCCGCCAGTCTAGATTACTGGATAGGTGATCCTTGGGGTTGGCTTCATCCCGTCCAAGTCATGGGTTGGCTGATTTCTCACTTTAGCCAATGGATAATTCACAATCTTTATCGTCCCTGGGAACGCCGCCTCGCCGGAATTGGATTGGGGTTAGGATTAATTATCGGTAGTGGTATGGCAGGCTGGTTCATCGTGTTGGCAGCAAACTGGCTTCATCCTTGGGTAGGGATTGGGGTTGAAAGTATTCTGCTAGCAAGCTGTTTTGCGGGTCGCAGTTTACGAAACGCGGCTGATGATGTGGTACAACCGCTAACTGATGAAGAGTTAGAGCAAGCGCGTTCTCGTTTGCGTCAATATGTGGGTCGAGATACAGAAAAATTGACAGCACCTGAAATGTTTCGGGCGGTTCTAGAGACTATCGCCGAAAATGCTACGGATGGTGTTACAGCGCCCTTATTTTATGCTATTATTGGCGCGTTTTTTCCGATAGTGGGTAGCTCTCCCTTGGCTTTAGCCTATAAAGCGGCTAGCACTCTCGATTCAATGATTGGTTATCGACGCGAACCTTATACAGATTTAGGGTGGTTCAGTGCTAAACTTGAGGATTACTTAACCTGGCTACCCTGTCGGCTGACGGTAATAACCTTAGCGCTTTTGTCAGGAAAACCCCAAAAAGTGTGGAGTTTATGCTGCCGAGATGCAACCAGCGATCCTAGCCCCAATTCCGGTTGGAGTGAATGCGCTTATGCTGCTATTCTGGGCGTACAACTTGGGGGAACCAACTGGTATCAGGGAGTTGCCAAATATAAACCCCTTTTAGGTGATCCGGTTGAGCCAATTACACCGACCAAAATTGACCAAGGGTTACAGTTGACCCGATACTGCTGTTTGATTTGGCTGGTTATCGCGATCGCAATACTGGAGTCTTCTCATTTATTCCCATCCTTATATATATGGCATCAAAACTCGATTCTCCACTAG